In Candidatus Eisenbacteria bacterium, the sequence GGGATACGGCGTGAACTTCGTGATCTGCACCAGATCGATCGGCGCCGTGCGCAGGAAGTCGACCGTCTCGGCGAGGCTGGTCTCGTCCTCGGTCGGATGCGCCATCATCATGAGGCCCTTCACGCGGATGCCGGCCTCGCGCGTCTGGCGCAGCGTCTGCAGCATGCGCGGGATGCGCACCTCGTGCTTCACGACGTCGAGCACGCGCTGCGACCCCGACTCGATGCCGTACGCGATCTGCCAGCAGCCCGCGCGCCGCATGAGCCGCAGCGTCTTCGGATCGAGCAGGTTCGGATGGCTGTTGCAGCTCCAGGTGAAGCCGAGCCGCTCCTCCAGCAGGCGCTCGCACAGCTCGACGACGCGGGCTTTGTTCACGGTGAAGAGGTCGTCGTAGAAGAGCACGTGCCGGACGCCCATGCCGGCCAGGCGCCGGCACTGGCGCAGCACGTAGTCGACGCCGTGGTACCGGCCGCGCCGCCCCGACGTCGAGCGATCGCAGAAGGTGCACGAGAACGGGCAGCCGCGTGACGTGACGAGGCTCGCGACGGGGCTCGCGCGGTAGTTGAAGACGTTCGGCTGGAAGCGCAGCGGAAAATCCGGCACGAGGTCCCACGCCGGATCCGGCAGCTCGTCGAGCTCGACGCCGTCGAGGTACGGCGCGCGCGGGTTCGCGCGGACGTGGCCGCCGTCACGATGGACGAGACCGGGGACGTCCGCCGGCGACGCGCCCGCGTCGAGCGCGTCGATCAACGCAAAGTACGACCGTTCGCCCTCGCCCACGACCCCGTAGTCGAAGCCGAGGAACCTCTCGAGCGTCGTCTCGGGCACGGCGCTCACGTGCGGGCCCCCGACCGTCACGATCGCGTCCGGAACCAGCTCCTTCAGGCGCGCCGCGATGCGGGCGGCGTTCGTCACCGAGATGGTGGTGGCGCTGATTCCGACGTGATCGGGCCGGTGACGCGCCACCGCCCACGCCACCTCGTCGACCGGCGTGCCGGCGCGCTTGCCGTCGACCACGTGGACGCGGTGGCCGCGTTCGCGTGCCAGGGCGGCGAGGACGAGCGTGCCGACCCCCGGGATGTCCTCCTCTCCCTGCCGCACGCGATCCATGCGGCGGTCCCAGCAGACGTAGGGCGGCTCGACGAAGACGATCGTGCGCCCGGCCATGCGCCGCGTATAGCGACGACGACGCCCGTGGGCCAGCGGGTCAGGCGAGGTCGGCGAGCGACGGGATCGCGGCTACGACCCGTTCGACGTCGGCACCGAGGGGGCGATCGGCGGCGAGCGGCGCCACGAGCGATCGCACCGCGTCGGTGACGGCACGCGTGCGCGGCGCCAGCTCGTCCGTTCCCACGAGGTCCGCGGCCTCGGCGGCGGCGATCAGCTCGATCGCCACCACGCGACGGGCGTTGTCGAGGATCCGGCGCGCGTGGCGCACGCCGACCGTTCCCATGGGCACCACGTCCTGGTTGTTGGCGTTGGTCGGAACGGACCCGAGCGTCGCCGGATGCGCCAGCACGGCGTTCTCCGCCACCGTCGAGCTGGCGCAGTACTGCAGGCCCATGAGGCCGCTCCGCAACCCGGCCCGATCGCGGATCAGGAACGGCGGCAGCCCGCCGTTGGTCGCCGGGTCGAGGAGGCGCGCCAGCCGGCGCTCCGACGAGAGCGCCACCTCGGCGAGCGCAACCTTCAGGTAGTCGATCGCGAGCGCGAGCGGCTGTCCGTGGAAGTTCCCGCCGTGCAGCACGACGCCGTCCTCGGCGAAGAAGGTCGGGTTGTCACCGACCGCGTTCACCTCGGTGGTCACCACCTCGCGCGCGTGCGCGATCGTCGCCCGCACCGCGCCGAGGATCTGCGGCACGCAGCGCAGCGTGTACGGATCCTGCACCGGCTCGGCGCGCCCGTCGCCGAGCGCGCGCCGGGCTTCGGCCCCGCGCACGCGACGGCTGCCGTCCAGCAGCCGCGCGAGATGTGCCGCGCTCGCCGCCTGGCCCGCGTGGGGGCGCGCCGCGTGCAGGCGGGCATCGAACGCCTCGGGGTTGCCGCCCAGCACGTCGAACACGATCGCCGCCGCCGCCTCGGCGACCGCGACCAGCTCCTCGCCGCCCACCACGGCGAGCGCGGCCTGCCCCGCCTCGCACGCGGTGCCGTTCATGAGCGCGAGGCCCTCGCGGCCTTCGAGCACGAGGGGCTCCAGCCCCGCCGCGCGCAGCGCGTCGCGCGCCGGCTGCATGCGGCCGCCCTGCAGCACCGTTCCTTCGCCCATGAGCGCGAGCGCCACGTGCGCGAGCTCGACGAGATCGCCGCTCGCGCCGACCGATCCCGTCTCGTGGATCGCGGGACAGACGTCGGCATTCAGCATCGCGACCAGCCGCTCGACCACGACGCGCCGTACGCCCGAGCGACCCTGCGCCAGCGTCAGCGCCCGCACGAGCAGGGTCGCGCGCGACACCTCGCCCGGGTGGAGCGGCCCGAGACCGCTCGCGTGGCTGCGGACGAGATTCGCCTGGAAGGCCGCCATCTCCGCGGGTGACACGACACGGTCGCACAGCGGCCCGCAGCCCGTGTTGATGCCGTAGACGAGGCGATCGGAGGCGGCGAGACGAAGGAACAGCTCGTGGCTCGCTTCGACGCGCGGCCAAGTCCGCTCGTCGATGCCGACCCGCGCTCCCGTGGCGACGCGTACGACGTCGTCCAACGAAAGCGTCGCCGGGGGCGAGAGGCTCACCGGGGAGGACACGCGCGCGACGCTATCGGACTTCGCAGGCGG encodes:
- a CDS encoding aromatic amino acid ammonia-lyase — protein: MSSPVSLSPPATLSLDDVVRVATGARVGIDERTWPRVEASHELFLRLAASDRLVYGINTGCGPLCDRVVSPAEMAAFQANLVRSHASGLGPLHPGEVSRATLLVRALTLAQGRSGVRRVVVERLVAMLNADVCPAIHETGSVGASGDLVELAHVALALMGEGTVLQGGRMQPARDALRAAGLEPLVLEGREGLALMNGTACEAGQAALAVVGGEELVAVAEAAAAIVFDVLGGNPEAFDARLHAARPHAGQAASAAHLARLLDGSRRVRGAEARRALGDGRAEPVQDPYTLRCVPQILGAVRATIAHAREVVTTEVNAVGDNPTFFAEDGVVLHGGNFHGQPLALAIDYLKVALAEVALSSERRLARLLDPATNGGLPPFLIRDRAGLRSGLMGLQYCASSTVAENAVLAHPATLGSVPTNANNQDVVPMGTVGVRHARRILDNARRVVAIELIAAAEAADLVGTDELAPRTRAVTDAVRSLVAPLAADRPLGADVERVVAAIPSLADLA
- a CDS encoding radical SAM protein, producing MAGRTIVFVEPPYVCWDRRMDRVRQGEEDIPGVGTLVLAALARERGHRVHVVDGKRAGTPVDEVAWAVARHRPDHVGISATTISVTNAARIAARLKELVPDAIVTVGGPHVSAVPETTLERFLGFDYGVVGEGERSYFALIDALDAGASPADVPGLVHRDGGHVRANPRAPYLDGVELDELPDPAWDLVPDFPLRFQPNVFNYRASPVASLVTSRGCPFSCTFCDRSTSGRRGRYHGVDYVLRQCRRLAGMGVRHVLFYDDLFTVNKARVVELCERLLEERLGFTWSCNSHPNLLDPKTLRLMRRAGCWQIAYGIESGSQRVLDVVKHEVRIPRMLQTLRQTREAGIRVKGLMMMAHPTEDETSLAETVDFLRTAPIDLVQITKFTPYPGTPSYPTVREHGTFVEDWERMNAMNWVFVPNGLTPEVLERYFRLAYRTFYGRRDVLWGLAKTLAGEPRFLRRVATYVRVGVRDWLWTPTAPTPA